The Cohnella abietis genome has a segment encoding these proteins:
- a CDS encoding GntR family transcriptional regulator, which yields MSKYPYAKIKEDIKKRVMEGEWVGDKRLPSSRDFAQAYKSSVNTVEKAIKELCTEGLLKRDNRRGTFIDRGLVSQIGHSHSGLVAASVIGIDNLLWATALRGIEDVLHLHGFHLLSYSDDRSLDKLEALVKGAVAKGVDGVILSPIFDKNHEGRNQALYQLLTSSGIKVVFLDRHLYNSDIPFVTSDNVAGAYKLTKMLIEKGHRRILFIRNSDISTLNERLLGVKQAFLDSGIEFDPDLDLLIPTQFENFLEEFDAYSTQVADKIKEIQCTAIFTANDQIAEAVINALEQLQINIPEDISLVTYDAINLNRKLKLNVTGINQPFYDMGRAAATQLMNLLNGKDHFNVMGQICSAEINIGSTIAEVK from the coding sequence ATGTCGAAATATCCGTATGCCAAAATTAAGGAAGATATTAAGAAACGAGTAATGGAAGGCGAGTGGGTCGGAGATAAGCGGTTGCCTTCTAGCCGTGACTTTGCTCAAGCCTACAAGTCGAGCGTTAATACAGTGGAGAAAGCCATTAAGGAGCTGTGCACAGAAGGGCTGCTGAAACGGGATAATCGCAGAGGTACCTTCATTGATCGCGGTCTCGTATCTCAGATCGGGCATAGTCATTCTGGTCTTGTTGCCGCATCCGTCATCGGGATCGACAACCTGCTGTGGGCGACTGCATTGCGTGGAATCGAAGATGTCTTGCACCTTCATGGCTTTCACTTGCTCAGCTATAGTGACGATAGAAGTCTAGATAAGCTGGAAGCATTGGTGAAAGGTGCGGTTGCCAAAGGGGTAGACGGTGTGATTTTAAGCCCTATCTTTGACAAAAACCATGAAGGACGTAATCAAGCTCTGTATCAACTATTAACGAGCAGCGGAATTAAGGTTGTATTTCTGGATCGCCACTTATATAACAGCGACATCCCATTTGTAACTAGTGATAATGTAGCTGGTGCCTATAAACTAACAAAGATGCTCATAGAAAAAGGACATCGGCGTATTTTATTTATCCGAAATTCCGACATAAGTACCCTTAATGAACGTTTGCTAGGGGTTAAACAAGCATTTCTTGATTCTGGAATCGAGTTCGACCCGGATCTGGATTTGCTCATTCCAACACAATTCGAGAACTTTCTAGAAGAGTTTGACGCATACAGCACCCAGGTGGCAGATAAGATTAAGGAAATTCAGTGCACTGCTATTTTCACTGCGAACGACCAAATTGCTGAGGCAGTTATTAATGCACTTGAGCAACTTCAAATAAATATTCCAGAAGACATATCACTTGTGACGTACGACGCGATTAACCTAAATCGTAAGCTTAAGCTTAATGTGACGGGAATTAATCAACCTTTTTACGATATGGGTAGAGCTGCGGCTACTCAGCTAATG
- a CDS encoding FecCD family ABC transporter permease → MNIHNIRRFRLTILVCCLLLVIAIVLSLRLGAVNIPFAQLIEELTQRDGIIYDYRLPRLIIAVCIGTNMAIAGAVLQGVTRNPLAAPDVIGITAGGGLATVILILAIPQFTQSMLPFFAFGGSICAGLLVFILAYQKGIKPNRLALCGVAVSSGLQAVITLFIVKYSPSASQALVWLKGSLYARTWDHVELLWPWTVVGTILALLSYRQLNVLLLSEDTILGLGSKINRVRLRLIIISVALAGSAVAAAGNIGFIGLVIPHLARLLVGSDFRLTLPTSALLGAVLVVFADTVGRIVMPPIEIPVGIITSLIGAPYFVYLLLKGRIVGKA, encoded by the coding sequence GTGAACATTCATAACATACGACGGTTTAGATTAACGATACTTGTTTGCTGCTTGCTGCTGGTGATTGCTATCGTGCTTAGCTTGCGTCTTGGGGCAGTAAACATTCCCTTTGCTCAGTTGATAGAAGAACTGACTCAGCGTGATGGCATTATCTACGATTATCGGCTGCCTCGCTTAATTATTGCGGTCTGTATTGGTACTAATATGGCGATTGCTGGGGCAGTGCTGCAAGGTGTGACAAGGAACCCGCTTGCTGCGCCCGATGTTATTGGGATCACCGCTGGTGGTGGATTAGCTACAGTTATTCTCATTTTAGCTATTCCTCAGTTTACTCAGAGCATGCTTCCTTTTTTTGCGTTTGGTGGGTCCATATGTGCAGGCTTGCTCGTTTTTATTTTAGCGTACCAAAAAGGAATCAAGCCTAATCGTCTCGCACTTTGCGGCGTTGCTGTAAGCAGCGGCTTACAGGCAGTTATTACGTTATTTATTGTAAAATATTCACCTTCTGCGTCACAAGCACTCGTATGGCTCAAAGGGAGCTTATATGCTCGAACCTGGGATCATGTGGAGCTACTGTGGCCTTGGACTGTAGTAGGTACAATATTGGCGCTATTGAGCTATCGTCAGTTAAATGTACTATTACTGAGTGAAGATACGATACTGGGCTTAGGTTCCAAAATAAATCGAGTAAGGCTGCGGTTAATTATCATCTCGGTCGCATTAGCCGGGAGCGCGGTAGCGGCTGCGGGTAACATCGGTTTTATCGGCCTAGTCATTCCGCATCTCGCCCGTCTGTTAGTGGGCTCTGATTTCCGTCTAACCTTACCCACCTCAGCGTTGCTTGGAGCAGTATTAGTGGTTTTTGCTGATACAGTAGGACGTATTGTGATGCCTCCTATAGAGATCCCTGTTGGCATCATTACCTCGCTAATCGGTGCACCTTATTTTGTTTACTTGCTGCTCAAGGGCCGAATAGTGGGGAAAGCCTGA
- a CDS encoding helix-turn-helix domain-containing protein, whose amino-acid sequence MIIKPHAEDWKMTLAKQINEMIFHIFHVEHTSCTDQTELSSHFVSTYQVIFVSKGKGRIEINGEVHLAEAGKTFFLQKGKKVQITSNAQEPLEFYEIAYSYKSRYQTNGTWQLYKEEGITFPIEGEVYIGNHSQALHLFEQLYVSAQEQEDLRQYRQKSLFMEFIYIVLKGISEQQHDIVKGMEHTFNYLKTHYMEMISLDFLAEMAGFSPSYYSRLFKKIKGVSPTTYITKLRIERAKELLVLSNSSYQDIAQSVGYKEESYFSRMFKKETGHSPAHYLKLKRKKIAIMRHTFNGDLLALGVTPHVSVRLSDWDNFHLKDQLKDSRVIAIYDSHSLDDLIRFEPDIIVSDREWGNKNEDLSLIAPTVVISYWELDWRQRFLQIANVIGKHKEARGWLTRYDRKAMQAQVSIKAYIGDKTVLILRIIGGKLRVYGMDRNIGCVLYEDLQITPPQEVRAIKWRKAILTEDLPKYGADMILIMCSPKRRDQKLWEQVQLSSEWQGLTAVRSSQWHLIDIYPWIDYSALSHELMIDRILSLLTPSNKTSK is encoded by the coding sequence ATGATAATTAAGCCTCATGCGGAGGATTGGAAAATGACCTTGGCAAAACAGATAAATGAGATGATTTTTCATATCTTTCATGTGGAGCATACGAGTTGTACAGATCAAACAGAGTTGAGCTCGCATTTTGTATCAACCTATCAGGTAATATTCGTAAGTAAGGGCAAGGGAAGAATAGAGATTAATGGTGAGGTCCATCTTGCAGAGGCGGGAAAAACATTTTTTCTCCAAAAGGGGAAGAAGGTTCAAATCACTTCTAATGCGCAGGAACCGCTGGAGTTCTATGAGATAGCCTATTCCTATAAGAGTCGTTATCAAACGAATGGGACATGGCAATTATATAAGGAAGAAGGAATAACTTTCCCGATTGAGGGAGAGGTGTATATCGGAAATCATTCGCAGGCGCTCCACTTGTTCGAGCAGCTGTATGTGAGTGCTCAAGAGCAGGAGGATCTGCGGCAATATCGGCAAAAAAGCTTGTTTATGGAATTTATCTACATCGTTCTAAAGGGGATTTCGGAGCAACAGCACGATATTGTCAAGGGTATGGAGCATACCTTTAACTATTTGAAAACTCACTATATGGAAATGATTTCGTTGGATTTTCTGGCTGAGATGGCGGGATTTAGTCCCAGCTATTACTCTCGCTTGTTTAAGAAGATTAAAGGCGTCAGCCCAACAACCTACATTACCAAGCTGAGAATTGAACGTGCCAAGGAATTGCTCGTGTTATCCAATAGCTCCTATCAAGACATTGCACAATCGGTTGGCTATAAGGAGGAGTCCTATTTTAGTCGAATGTTCAAGAAAGAAACGGGCCATTCTCCAGCTCATTATTTGAAATTAAAACGCAAGAAAATTGCTATTATGAGACATACCTTTAACGGTGACCTGCTGGCACTCGGCGTGACTCCTCATGTATCTGTCCGCTTATCGGATTGGGACAACTTTCACCTTAAGGATCAATTGAAGGATTCACGTGTCATCGCGATCTATGATTCGCATAGCTTGGATGATTTGATTCGATTTGAGCCAGATATCATTGTTAGTGACCGGGAGTGGGGGAATAAGAACGAAGACTTATCGTTAATTGCCCCAACGGTTGTTATTTCTTACTGGGAGCTTGATTGGCGGCAGAGATTTCTGCAGATTGCCAATGTGATTGGCAAGCATAAGGAAGCGAGAGGCTGGCTGACCCGGTATGACAGGAAAGCAATGCAGGCTCAGGTAAGCATAAAGGCATATATCGGTGATAAAACGGTGCTGATCCTGAGAATTATCGGGGGTAAGCTAAGGGTTTATGGGATGGATCGCAATATAGGCTGTGTATTGTACGAGGATCTTCAAATCACTCCGCCACAGGAAGTGAGGGCGATCAAGTGGAGGAAGGCAATTCTGACTGAGGACTTGCCCAAGTATGGGGCGGATATGATCTTAATTATGTGTTCACCCAAAAGAAGAGATCAGAAGCTATGGGAGCAGGTACAATTAAGCTCTGAATGGCAAGGCTTAACTGCTGTGCGCAGTTCTCAGTGGCATCTAATTGATATATACCCATGGATCGACTATTCAGCACTAAGTCATGAGTTGATGATTGATCGTATCCTCAGCTTACTTACACCTTCCAATAAAACTTCCAAATAA
- a CDS encoding FecCD family ABC transporter permease yields the protein MNQLQSGMRGQTKSAPYLFVGFIILAIILGSIGTFVGVKGLHWSNFSDLFNYDESNLLAYKVWEVRLPRVTLAIILGAGLAVAGCLLQGITRNPLSDSEIIGINQGASFFVVLSLVMFGLKDVTVTILIAGFVGAAVGGSLVLILSQSGAYSGTRLLLAGVSITLFMGSLTTGLLILQEDKLSEILYWMAGKLSGANWMDVKLSLLCVVPGTLIILLFARAFNIFSLGEEMAMGLGQNVVRLRRLAFVIVILIVGGAVALAGPIGFVGLIVPHMIRSLVGTDYRLVFPLSALAGINLLLAADISGQWLWYPSDIPVGIITALLGTPFFLYLMRRKMGDG from the coding sequence GTGAACCAACTGCAATCGGGCATGCGGGGGCAGACAAAGTCTGCTCCTTATCTGTTCGTAGGATTCATTATACTTGCCATTATTCTCGGAAGTATTGGCACATTTGTCGGTGTGAAGGGTTTACACTGGAGCAATTTCTCGGATTTGTTTAACTATGATGAGTCGAATTTATTGGCTTACAAGGTTTGGGAGGTTAGGCTGCCAAGAGTCACATTGGCTATTATACTCGGGGCTGGACTGGCTGTAGCCGGATGTCTGCTGCAAGGGATAACAAGAAATCCTTTATCTGATTCAGAGATTATTGGCATTAATCAAGGAGCAAGCTTTTTTGTTGTTCTATCCTTAGTTATGTTCGGATTGAAGGATGTAACAGTTACTATTCTTATAGCTGGATTTGTAGGTGCCGCAGTTGGAGGGAGCCTTGTCTTAATTCTGTCTCAGAGTGGCGCGTATTCAGGGACGCGTCTGCTGCTAGCGGGTGTCTCGATTACTTTATTTATGGGCTCTTTAACGACCGGATTACTGATTCTTCAGGAAGATAAATTATCTGAAATTCTCTACTGGATGGCGGGAAAGCTGTCAGGAGCGAACTGGATGGATGTGAAGCTCAGCCTGCTTTGTGTTGTTCCAGGCACGCTGATTATCTTATTGTTCGCGAGAGCGTTTAATATCTTTTCTCTAGGTGAGGAAATGGCAATGGGATTAGGGCAGAATGTGGTTAGGCTCCGCAGGCTCGCATTTGTCATCGTCATTCTAATTGTCGGAGGGGCAGTTGCACTGGCAGGACCAATCGGATTCGTAGGATTAATAGTTCCTCATATGATAAGATCCTTGGTTGGAACTGACTATCGTCTTGTATTTCCTCTATCAGCATTAGCTGGGATCAACCTGCTGCTCGCTGCTGACATAAGTGGACAGTGGCTTTGGTACCCTTCGGATATCCCCGTTGGTATTATTACAGCTCTTCTAGGCACCCCCTTCTTTCTTTATTTGATGCGGCGCAAAATGGGGGACGGCTAA
- a CDS encoding ABC transporter substrate-binding protein yields the protein MFRVKTSVVSILLIAGLLLLAGCGSNNKENVGSNTPSPSGETPAATESGAPSQNKIIKHVWGEATIKETPVRIVALDYAFIDMLSVLDIKPVATVGIGESGFPDYLKDQVSGDGITNVGQAKQPNLEVLRSVKPDLILANPDRHEMIKDQLSDIAPTIAFDDDNYQMVLANLSLLADAVGKKEQGDKVIQTIEAKIKEGKERMQTAPSALVVGAFEDDSTVWLKSSFVGSILSGIGVNYLFDGTKDNSAAESKTDIAKLSLERLGEYNPDYIFLYGEPEKWLKNPIYKNLQAVKDNKAITVSRDLWSKGRGPRAAELIIDQALQTMAGDK from the coding sequence ATGTTTCGTGTAAAAACGTCAGTAGTATCCATTTTGTTAATTGCAGGTCTATTATTGTTGGCTGGTTGTGGTTCTAATAATAAAGAAAATGTTGGTTCGAACACACCAAGCCCAAGCGGGGAAACACCTGCTGCTACAGAATCGGGAGCTCCGTCACAAAATAAGATCATTAAGCATGTATGGGGTGAAGCAACAATTAAAGAAACACCTGTAAGAATTGTTGCCCTAGATTATGCATTCATCGATATGCTTAGCGTGCTTGATATAAAGCCAGTTGCGACAGTAGGGATTGGGGAGTCGGGATTTCCAGATTACCTTAAGGATCAAGTGAGTGGAGATGGGATTACGAATGTAGGACAAGCTAAGCAGCCGAACCTGGAAGTGCTTAGATCTGTGAAGCCTGATCTTATTCTTGCCAATCCAGATCGTCACGAGATGATTAAGGATCAGCTTTCGGATATTGCACCTACTATTGCCTTTGACGATGATAACTACCAAATGGTGCTTGCGAACTTAAGTCTTCTTGCGGATGCGGTGGGTAAGAAGGAGCAAGGGGATAAGGTCATTCAAACGATCGAAGCGAAGATCAAGGAAGGCAAGGAAAGAATGCAAACAGCTCCGAGTGCTCTGGTTGTTGGCGCATTTGAAGATGATTCGACCGTGTGGCTCAAAAGCTCTTTCGTTGGTTCCATACTTAGCGGTATTGGTGTTAATTACTTATTCGATGGTACAAAGGATAACTCAGCTGCTGAAAGTAAGACGGATATCGCGAAGCTTAGTCTGGAGCGACTAGGTGAGTATAATCCAGACTATATTTTCCTATATGGCGAGCCTGAGAAATGGCTGAAAAATCCAATATATAAAAACCTACAGGCTGTTAAAGATAACAAGGCTATTACAGTAAGTAGAGATCTCTGGTCTAAGGGTCGTGGACCACGTGCGGCAGAGCTCATTATTGATCAGGCTTTGCAAACAATGGCAGGAGATAAATAA